The Gemmatimonas aurantiaca T-27 DNA segment CCCGCACCAGCCCTGACAGGCCATCGCTGCACAACACGAGCACATCACCGCGGCGGAGCTGCTGATACGTGACATCCACCGTCACCTGCGCTTCGGGGCCCAGCGCCTGCAGGATGATGTTGCGCCGGTCGCTCACCTCGGCTTCTTCCGGCGTCAGTTCACCGGCTTCCACCAGACGCTGCATCAGTGACTGGTCCTTCGTGAGCTGCCGAGCCTGCGCATCGCGCACCAGGTACGCGCGGCTGTCTCCCACCTGCACCATGTAGACGTGGTCGCCCAGCAATCCGGCCACCGTGACCGTGGTGCCCATGCCACGATGTTCCGGGTTCTCGCGGGCATGCTGGTGAATGCGACCATTGGCCCCCACCGTGGCATCGCGCAACGACTCGGTGAAGTGCTCGATGGACGGCGACGCGGTGGTCCACAGCGCACGCAGCGTCTCGAGCACCGCGGAGCCAGCCATGCTGCTGGCCAGTTCTCCCGAGGCCGCCCCCCCCATACCGTCCGCGACCAGGAACAGCAGTCCGTGCGGATCGGTCGTGATCTCGTGATAGCCGATGGAAAAATCGAGCGGCGCACCAGCCTCGAGGTCGGCGACGAGAAAGGTGTCCTCGTTGTGTTCCCGCGCGCGTCCCACATCGGAGAGCGCAAAGACACGGGCAATCACGCGACCGTGATCGGGTGATTGCAGGGAGTCGGAATTCGAGGCGGGAACGGTCACAGCATCATAGATCGGGCCGGCACGAGCGTCGGGGAGTGAATTCCCCTACGTACGGGAACGCCGGAGGTTGCACCGGCGTCGCCTCCGGCGGAAGGGTTTTATCGAGAGGACGTTCCGAATGTGGCCTGCGTTTCGACATCGGCACAGATTCGGGGGATGCGGAATCGTGCACCTTCCCGAATGTCCCCGGCGTTCGCCCTGGCCGGCGTGTGGCTGGCCGCCTGCAGCACACCTCCGGCGCCAGCCGCACCGCCGCCTGCGCCCGCCTCCATGGCACGTACGGCGCCCCCGGTGGTGGCCGGGCTGCCAGCCGTGCCGGCAGTGCGCGGCGCACGGGTCGCCATCAGCGTGCGCTATCCCGCCGACAATCAGGTACTGACGAGTCGAGATTCCAATTTCGTACTTGGAAGTGTGGGATCGGGTGACGCCTCGCTGACGGTGAATGGTGCATCGGTACCGGTCGC contains these protein-coding regions:
- a CDS encoding PP2C family protein-serine/threonine phosphatase, translating into MTVPASNSDSLQSPDHGRVIARVFALSDVGRAREHNEDTFLVADLEAGAPLDFSIGYHEITTDPHGLLFLVADGMGGAASGELASSMAGSAVLETLRALWTTASPSIEHFTESLRDATVGANGRIHQHARENPEHRGMGTTVTVAGLLGDHVYMVQVGDSRAYLVRDAQARQLTKDQSLMQRLVEAGELTPEEAEVSDRRNIILQALGPEAQVTVDVTYQQLRRGDVLVLCSDGLSGLVRAEEIAAAAHEEPDPRVICKTLVDRANQRGGPDNITVIVARFDGEGLSDITAGDRFGYNAYPLAGTLNDHTREIAITPAAAIPSIRSDPTPRFGTPVQTLPATDAPPMTTEPQPVAIPGGLVGGISPQHIEERKRAVQPVYALLALVAVGAVAWTAWQLFR